In the genome of Polaribacter sp. MED152, one region contains:
- a CDS encoding zinc metallopeptidase encodes MMGFYILIGVISLISWLVGNTLKSKFKKYSKVALRNGMSGAEIAEKMLADNGIYDVKVISTPGRLTDHYNPKDKTVNLSEAVYNQRNAAAAAVAAHEVGHAVQHATAYDWLTMRSKLVPVVSVSSRFSQWLVIGGLILGAASGASGIGFYVAVAGLAMMALATIFSFITLPVEYDASNRALAWLKNKNMVTPDEYAGSKDALKWAARTYLVAALSSLAMLLYWALQVLGGRD; translated from the coding sequence ATGATGGGATTTTATATACTTATTGGAGTTATTTCTCTAATAAGCTGGCTTGTAGGCAACACTTTAAAGAGTAAATTTAAAAAATACTCTAAAGTTGCTTTAAGAAATGGAATGAGTGGTGCTGAGATTGCTGAGAAAATGTTGGCAGATAATGGCATTTATGATGTAAAAGTAATTTCTACTCCTGGTAGATTAACAGATCACTACAACCCAAAAGATAAAACTGTAAATTTAAGCGAGGCTGTTTACAACCAAAGAAATGCTGCTGCTGCTGCAGTTGCAGCACATGAAGTTGGGCATGCAGTACAACATGCTACTGCTTATGACTGGCTTACAATGCGTTCTAAATTAGTGCCTGTTGTAAGCGTTTCTTCAAGATTTTCTCAATGGCTAGTAATTGGTGGTTTAATTTTAGGAGCTGCATCTGGTGCTTCAGGCATTGGTTTTTATGTTGCTGTTGCTGGTTTAGCAATGATGGCACTTGCAACTATTTTTAGCTTTATTACCTTACCTGTAGAGTATGATGCCAGTAACAGGGCTTTAGCTTGGTTAAAAAATAAAAACATGGTAACTCCTGATGAATATGCAGGGTCTAAAGATGCTTTAAAATGGGCAGCAAGAACATATTTAGTTGCTGCATTAAGTTCTTTAGCAATGCTTTTATATTGGGCATTACAAGTTCTTGGAGGTAGAGATTAA
- a CDS encoding EF-hand domain-containing protein, with protein sequence MGAKENILRDIHTLITTKFATTEEAFLNFDKDKDGALNKDEIKDLLKEAGVNGFIRGMVAGEMLKGYDKSGDDTINKQEFNIAISELKRDY encoded by the coding sequence ATGGGAGCAAAAGAAAATATTTTAAGAGATATACATACGTTAATTACCACTAAATTTGCGACTACTGAAGAAGCCTTTTTAAATTTTGATAAGGATAAAGATGGTGCTTTAAACAAAGATGAAATTAAAGATTTGCTAAAAGAAGCAGGTGTAAATGGTTTTATTCGAGGTATGGTTGCAGGAGAAATGCTCAAAGGTTATGATAAGTCTGGAGATGACACCATCAATAAACAAGAGTTTAACATAGCTATTTCAGAACTAAAAAGAGACTATTAA
- the lepA gene encoding translation elongation factor 4 — protein MKNIRNFCIIAHIDHGKSTLADRLLDYTGSVTEREKQNQLLDNMDLERERGITIKSHAIQMDFIHNGEPYILNLIDTPGHVDFSYEVSRSIAACEGALLIVDAAQSIQAQTISNLYLALENDLEIIPILNKVDLPSANPEEVTDDIVDLLGCDPEEVIHASGKTGFGVDNILEAIIDRIPAPKGEPDAPLQALIFDSVYNSYRGIETYFRVINGEIKKGQEIKFMATGKNYFADEVGTLKLSQVVKKSVKTGDVGYLITGIKTAKEVKVGDTITDAHKPTTEIIDGFEDVKPMVFAGIYPVDTEDYEELRYSMEKLQLNDASLVFQPESSAALGFGFRCGFLGMLHMEIIQERLEREFNMTVITTVPNVSYHAFTNKEPNEILIVNNPSDLPEPSKLNRVEEPFIKASIVTKSDFVGQVMSLCIEKRGQIVNQTYLTTQRVELIFEMPLAEIVFDFYDRLKTVSKGYASFDYHPIGMKESKLVRVDILLNGDTVDALSALLHADNAYTIGKKIVEKLKTLIPRQQFDIPIQAAIGAKIIARETTKALRKDVTAKCYGGDISRKRKLLEKQKKGKKRMRQVGNVEIPQEAFMAVLKLND, from the coding sequence ATGAAGAACATTAGAAACTTTTGTATAATTGCACACATAGATCATGGTAAAAGTACTTTAGCAGATCGATTGTTAGATTATACTGGCTCTGTAACTGAACGTGAAAAACAAAATCAGTTATTAGACAATATGGATTTGGAGCGTGAACGTGGAATTACCATAAAATCACATGCAATTCAGATGGATTTTATTCATAATGGAGAGCCTTATATTTTAAATTTAATTGATACTCCAGGTCACGTAGATTTTTCATATGAAGTTTCAAGATCAATTGCTGCTTGTGAAGGTGCTTTATTAATTGTAGATGCTGCACAAAGTATACAAGCACAAACCATATCTAACCTATACTTGGCTTTAGAGAACGATTTAGAGATTATTCCAATCTTAAATAAAGTAGATTTACCTTCTGCAAATCCAGAAGAAGTAACAGATGATATTGTAGACTTATTAGGTTGTGACCCAGAAGAAGTAATACACGCAAGTGGTAAAACTGGTTTTGGTGTAGACAATATTTTAGAGGCAATTATAGATAGAATTCCTGCACCAAAAGGTGAGCCAGATGCTCCTTTACAGGCACTAATTTTCGATTCAGTTTATAACTCTTACAGGGGAATTGAAACGTATTTTAGAGTAATTAATGGCGAAATAAAAAAGGGTCAAGAAATTAAATTCATGGCTACAGGCAAAAATTATTTTGCAGATGAGGTAGGAACTTTGAAATTAAGTCAGGTTGTTAAAAAATCTGTAAAAACAGGAGATGTTGGGTATTTGATTACAGGTATTAAAACAGCAAAAGAAGTAAAGGTAGGTGATACTATTACAGATGCACATAAACCAACTACAGAAATTATTGATGGTTTTGAAGATGTAAAACCAATGGTTTTTGCTGGTATTTATCCTGTGGATACAGAAGATTATGAAGAGTTGCGTTATTCTATGGAAAAACTGCAATTAAATGATGCTTCTTTGGTGTTTCAACCAGAAAGTTCTGCAGCATTAGGTTTTGGTTTTCGATGTGGATTCTTAGGAATGTTGCATATGGAAATTATTCAAGAACGTTTAGAACGTGAGTTTAACATGACAGTGATTACTACTGTACCAAACGTGTCTTACCATGCATTTACAAACAAAGAACCAAACGAAATATTAATTGTTAATAATCCTTCGGATTTACCAGAACCTTCTAAATTGAATAGAGTAGAAGAGCCTTTTATTAAAGCTTCTATTGTAACTAAATCAGATTTTGTAGGGCAAGTAATGTCACTTTGTATCGAAAAAAGAGGGCAAATTGTAAATCAAACGTATTTAACTACCCAAAGAGTAGAACTTATTTTCGAAATGCCTTTGGCAGAAATTGTTTTCGATTTTTACGATCGTTTAAAAACCGTTTCTAAAGGTTATGCTTCTTTCGATTATCATCCAATAGGTATGAAAGAATCGAAACTAGTAAGAGTAGATATTCTATTAAATGGTGATACTGTAGATGCACTTTCTGCTTTATTGCATGCAGACAATGCTTACACTATTGGTAAAAAAATAGTAGAAAAATTAAAAACGTTAATACCTAGACAACAGTTTGATATTCCTATTCAGGCTGCAATTGGTGCCAAGATTATTGCTAGAGAAACCACAAAAGCTTTACGTAAAGATGTAACTGCAAAATGTTATGGAGGAGATATTTCTAGAAAACGTAAGTTATTAGAAAAGCAGAAAAAAGGTAAGAAAAGAATGCGTCAAGTAGGTAATGTAGAAATTCCACAAGAAGCATTTATGGCAGTTTTAAAACTGAACGATTAA
- a CDS encoding PD40 domain-containing protein, with product MRIISFVVLALLMLSCKNEQKPKVVSNSEVEVAKDSLIYPEEKYFKSLRQVTFGGDNAEAYWSFDDKQLVFQSNYTKWNVGCDQMFLMNADENFKNSMPPMISTGKGRTTCAYFLPDNKHIIYASTHLVDEECPEVPLRKNGKYIWPVYDSFDIFVADLEGNIVKQLTNEVGYDAEPTVSPKGDKIVFTSTRSGDLELYTMNIDGTDVKQITDELGYDGGAFFSPDGTKIIFRSSRPKTEEEIKAYKDLLAEGLVEPTEMELYICNADGSDLRQLTDLGNANWSPFFHPSGKKILFSSNFEAERGFPFNLYLIDIDGKNLERVTHGETFDAFPVFSNDGKKLAFSSNRNNGGGRDTNLFIAEWQD from the coding sequence ATGAGAATTATTTCCTTTGTAGTATTAGCTTTATTGATGCTTTCTTGTAAAAACGAACAAAAACCAAAAGTAGTTTCAAATTCAGAAGTAGAGGTTGCTAAAGATTCTTTAATATATCCTGAAGAAAAATACTTTAAGAGTTTAAGACAAGTAACCTTTGGTGGAGATAATGCAGAAGCTTATTGGAGTTTTGATGACAAGCAATTGGTTTTTCAATCAAATTACACAAAGTGGAATGTTGGTTGTGATCAAATGTTTTTAATGAATGCAGATGAGAATTTTAAGAACAGCATGCCACCAATGATTTCTACAGGAAAAGGACGTACAACCTGTGCTTATTTTTTACCTGATAACAAACATATTATTTACGCTTCTACACATTTGGTAGATGAAGAGTGCCCAGAAGTTCCTCTTCGTAAAAACGGAAAATACATTTGGCCTGTTTATGATAGTTTCGACATTTTTGTGGCAGATTTAGAAGGTAATATTGTAAAACAACTTACTAATGAAGTGGGTTATGATGCAGAACCAACTGTTTCTCCTAAAGGCGATAAAATTGTTTTTACATCAACAAGAAGTGGAGATTTAGAATTGTATACTATGAATATAGATGGCACTGATGTTAAGCAAATAACAGATGAATTGGGTTATGATGGTGGTGCTTTCTTTTCACCTGATGGGACAAAAATTATCTTTAGATCTTCTAGACCAAAAACAGAAGAAGAAATTAAAGCCTATAAAGATTTATTGGCTGAAGGTTTAGTAGAGCCTACAGAAATGGAGCTTTATATTTGTAATGCTGATGGTTCTGATTTAAGACAATTAACAGATCTTGGAAACGCAAATTGGAGTCCGTTTTTTCATCCTTCAGGAAAAAAGATTCTTTTTTCATCGAATTTTGAGGCAGAAAGAGGCTTCCCATTTAATTTATATTTAATAGATATAGATGGTAAAAATTTAGAAAGAGTAACACATGGCGAAACTTTTGATGCATTTCCTGTTTTTTCTAACGATGGTAAAAAACTAGCCTTTTCTTCAAATAGAAATAATGGAGGTGGTAGAGATACCAACTTATTTATTGCAGAATGGCAGGACTAA
- a CDS encoding EF-hand domain-containing protein produces the protein MAWTKDKILVNIEALMRSKFTNPKEAFDFYDADKDGFLTKSDFKVLLKEAKVSSLIRGLVAEFMMQSFDQNKDDLVSWDEFQEAIKESGMKE, from the coding sequence ATGGCTTGGACAAAAGATAAAATCTTAGTGAATATAGAAGCTTTAATGCGAAGTAAATTTACGAACCCTAAAGAGGCCTTCGATTTTTATGATGCAGATAAAGATGGTTTTTTAACTAAAAGTGATTTTAAAGTACTTTTAAAAGAGGCCAAAGTGAGTAGCTTAATTCGAGGTTTGGTTGCAGAATTTATGATGCAAAGCTTCGATCAGAATAAAGATGATTTAGTAAGTTGGGATGAATTTCAAGAAGCTATTAAAGAATCTGGAATGAAAGAATAA
- a CDS encoding TonB-dependent receptor yields the protein MKFLLTSTLFFFGILTCIAQNNINGKIVDEQNQPLPFANVVLYNADKAENPKGTVSKDDGTYILENIADGNYTLEVSMLGFETEKIDKFSLSSNKTFNITLKETSQSLNEVIVKSKRPVIKQTAEKLIVDLEQSEMINTSLQDVMRKVPGVLVTNNGITIAGNSGVRILINGKTTEYMDVETLLRDFPADNISKIEVVEQPGAEYQASGSAAIINIILKKNVKLGTHGSVNSWIGEDQGFEWGSGFSIASYKNKLNWQTSVGYSQPTFREDLFLVRTVGNETYDQTTREPYDPDNFRISGSLDYYINDKNSIGLGTSFNTRNSTRIASSETIISDANNTNTLFSENSFDRERKNYSINPYYEYKTDTDRLLIDFNYLDFVNDNTNTLYDVAGSTIPFTDRRYIQDGTYNIKTYSIDYSKQFTDNFKLSLGSRFADVATNNDLQSLIANNSGGFDFVEDESSQFLIDETIFAIYSKINATSGKWSFSGGLRYEDSNTDGTSIFMDNGNLRTEILERPIKKLFPSASISRKITDVLGASVSYSYRIQRPSYNSLNSFATFLDPFSAGEGNPFLTPSYTNNYQFNLTYEGQPFFTIGYSKTDDVIFQLIRQDNDTAQIRQQEVNVENNTNWNFRLFAPLNLTDGLEGYTGIIVTNTDFQSSTYGVDLNKWNLIWFVQASYELPWDVTFEVNGNYGTGALEGQIEVDWLAELNFSFGKSFLNKKLKANLGFNKMLNRGFVGNIDYGNGTAAVESNGSRQNIQFRLTYSFGDQFGKKKASRNRNRDEENRINADN from the coding sequence ATGAAATTTCTTTTAACCTCAACGCTATTTTTCTTCGGAATTTTAACTTGTATTGCACAAAATAATATCAATGGTAAAATAGTAGACGAACAAAATCAACCATTACCATTTGCAAACGTTGTTTTGTATAATGCTGATAAAGCCGAAAATCCTAAAGGAACTGTATCTAAAGATGATGGTACTTACATTCTTGAAAACATTGCAGATGGAAACTACACTTTAGAAGTGTCAATGCTAGGTTTCGAAACTGAGAAAATTGATAAATTCAGTTTATCATCAAACAAAACATTTAACATCACTTTAAAAGAAACAAGTCAATCTTTAAATGAAGTTATCGTTAAAAGCAAACGACCTGTAATTAAGCAAACTGCAGAAAAATTAATTGTAGATTTAGAACAATCTGAAATGATTAATACCTCTTTGCAGGATGTAATGCGTAAAGTGCCAGGTGTTTTAGTAACCAATAATGGAATTACCATTGCTGGAAATAGTGGTGTTCGAATTTTAATAAACGGAAAAACTACTGAATACATGGATGTTGAGACACTATTGAGAGATTTTCCTGCAGATAATATTTCTAAAATAGAAGTTGTAGAACAACCAGGAGCAGAATATCAAGCATCTGGTTCTGCTGCCATAATTAATATCATTTTAAAGAAAAATGTAAAATTAGGCACCCATGGAAGTGTAAATTCTTGGATTGGTGAAGACCAAGGTTTTGAGTGGGGTTCAGGCTTTTCAATTGCCAGCTACAAAAACAAATTAAATTGGCAAACAAGTGTAGGCTACTCACAACCAACATTTAGAGAAGATTTATTCTTGGTAAGAACTGTAGGTAACGAAACCTACGATCAAACTACAAGAGAACCTTATGATCCAGATAATTTTAGAATAAGTGGTAGTTTAGATTATTACATAAATGACAAAAATTCTATTGGTTTAGGTACAAGCTTTAATACTAGAAATTCAACCAGAATAGCATCTAGTGAAACCATTATTTCTGATGCCAATAATACCAACACGCTTTTTTCTGAGAATAGTTTTGATAGAGAACGTAAAAACTATTCAATAAACCCATATTATGAATATAAAACAGATACAGATCGACTATTAATTGATTTTAATTATTTAGATTTTGTAAATGACAACACCAATACTTTATATGATGTTGCAGGCAGTACAATTCCGTTTACAGATAGAAGATACATACAAGATGGTACCTATAATATAAAAACCTACAGTATAGATTACAGCAAGCAATTTACAGATAACTTTAAATTAAGTTTAGGATCACGATTTGCAGATGTTGCCACTAATAATGATTTACAGTCATTAATTGCAAACAATTCTGGTGGTTTTGACTTTGTTGAAGATGAAAGCAGCCAGTTTTTAATTGATGAAACCATATTTGCCATATATTCTAAAATTAATGCAACATCTGGCAAATGGTCTTTCTCTGGAGGTTTACGTTATGAAGATAGTAATACAGATGGTACTTCTATTTTTATGGACAATGGAAATTTAAGAACAGAGATTTTAGAAAGGCCCATAAAAAAACTTTTTCCAAGTGCCTCTATCAGTAGAAAAATTACTGATGTTTTAGGAGCCAGTGTTTCTTACAGTTACAGAATACAGAGACCATCTTACAATAGTTTAAACTCTTTCGCGACTTTTTTAGATCCTTTTTCTGCAGGTGAAGGAAACCCATTTTTAACTCCTTCTTACACTAACAATTATCAATTTAACTTAACCTATGAAGGCCAACCATTTTTTACAATTGGCTATAGCAAAACAGATGATGTAATTTTTCAATTAATTCGTCAAGATAATGACACAGCACAAATTCGCCAACAAGAAGTAAATGTAGAAAACAACACCAATTGGAATTTTAGATTATTTGCCCCTTTAAATTTAACTGATGGTTTAGAAGGGTACACAGGTATAATAGTTACAAATACAGATTTTCAATCTTCTACTTATGGAGTAGATTTAAACAAATGGAACCTAATTTGGTTTGTACAAGCAAGCTATGAATTGCCTTGGGATGTTACTTTTGAAGTAAATGGTAATTATGGAACAGGAGCTTTAGAAGGTCAAATAGAAGTAGATTGGTTAGCCGAATTAAACTTCTCTTTTGGTAAATCTTTCTTAAACAAAAAATTAAAAGCAAATTTAGGATTCAATAAAATGCTAAACAGAGGTTTTGTAGGTAATATAGATTATGGAAATGGAACTGCAGCTGTTGAAAGTAATGGCTCTAGACAAAATATTCAATTTAGATTAACCTACAGTTTTGGAGATCAATTTGGTAAGAAAAAAGCAAGCAGAAATAGAAATAGAGACGAAGAAAATAGAATAAACGCAGATAATTAA
- a CDS encoding M28 family peptidase, whose translation MKYSIILIFLSILVSCKPEINQENRIKEDVAFLASDALEGRQTGTEGEKKAAKYISERFSELGLLEKGTTNYLQPFTFKPKTNPHDEVKFDVNGDGTITGNNVIGYLDNQAENTIIIGAHYDHLGFGGEGSLYRDSIKAIHNGADDNASGVAILLNLAAKLKDKNTNNNYLFMAFSGEEMGLLGSNYFVKNPTIDTKKVSYMINMDMVGRMKKDSTLAVYGTGTSPIFKQVLKSHNDNFKLVQQESGVGPSDHTSFYLADMPVLHFFTGQHEDYHKPGDDSEKLNYEGMYLISDYIYAIISDLDDNGKLAFRKTKNESDSTPRFKVGLGVIPDYLFDGVGMRIDGISEDKPAQKAGLQKGDIVIQLGDSTVTNMMSYMRALSVFDKGSKTKVVVKRGEEKVEKEINF comes from the coding sequence ATGAAATACAGTATAATTCTAATCTTTTTGAGCATTTTAGTTTCTTGTAAACCAGAAATTAACCAAGAAAACCGAATAAAAGAAGATGTAGCTTTTTTAGCTTCTGATGCCTTAGAAGGCAGGCAAACAGGTACTGAAGGTGAGAAAAAAGCTGCTAAATACATTTCAGAAAGATTTTCAGAGTTGGGTTTATTAGAAAAAGGTACTACCAACTATTTACAACCCTTTACATTTAAACCAAAAACCAATCCTCATGATGAAGTAAAGTTCGATGTAAATGGTGATGGAACTATTACAGGAAATAATGTAATAGGTTATTTAGACAACCAAGCAGAAAATACCATTATTATTGGTGCACATTACGATCATTTAGGTTTTGGAGGTGAAGGTTCTTTGTACAGAGATTCTATAAAAGCTATTCATAATGGAGCAGATGATAATGCTTCTGGTGTTGCCATTCTTTTAAATTTGGCTGCCAAGCTTAAAGACAAAAATACCAACAATAATTATTTATTCATGGCATTTTCTGGAGAAGAAATGGGCCTTTTAGGTTCGAATTACTTTGTAAAAAACCCAACTATTGATACCAAAAAAGTATCTTATATGATAAATATGGATATGGTTGGCCGAATGAAAAAAGATTCTACGTTAGCTGTTTATGGCACAGGAACTTCGCCAATTTTTAAACAAGTTTTAAAATCTCATAATGATAATTTTAAACTAGTTCAGCAAGAATCTGGTGTTGGCCCAAGTGATCACACAAGCTTTTACTTGGCAGATATGCCTGTATTACATTTTTTTACGGGGCAACATGAAGACTATCATAAACCAGGTGATGACTCAGAAAAATTAAATTATGAGGGTATGTATTTAATTTCTGATTACATCTATGCTATCATCTCTGATTTAGATGATAATGGAAAGTTGGCATTTAGAAAAACAAAAAACGAAAGTGATAGCACTCCTCGTTTTAAAGTAGGTTTAGGTGTAATTCCAGATTATTTATTTGATGGTGTAGGTATGAGAATTGATGGTATTTCTGAAGATAAACCAGCACAAAAAGCAGGTTTACAAAAAGGTGATATTGTAATTCAATTAGGTGATAGCACTGTTACAAATATGATGAGCTACATGCGTGCACTTTCTGTTTTTGATAAAGGCAGCAAAACAAAAGTGGTTGTTAAAAGAGGAGAAGAAAAAGTAGAGAAAGAAATTAATTTTTAA